A DNA window from Pseudomonas sp. GD03919 contains the following coding sequences:
- the uvrD gene encoding DNA helicase II, translating to MQNDLDHRLTTLNPAQHHAVTTPPGHQLVLAGAGSGKTRVLVHRIAFLIQRLDVSPHSILSVTFTNKAAAEMRHRIEDVLGHAPAGMWVGTFHGLAHRLLRAHWQEAKLAENFQILDSDDQQRLIKRVIRDLGLDEQRWPAKQAQWFINGQKDEGIRPQGIQASGDLFLATMRGIYEAYEAACARTGVIDFAELLLRALDLWRDNPGLLEHYQRRFRHILVDEFQDTNAVQYAWLRMLAKGGESLMVVGDDDQSIYGWRGAKIENIQQFDSDFADAEIIRLEQNYRSTANILNAANALIANNQGRLGKELRTDVGDGEPLALYAAFNEHDEARYVVETIEDALRKDGLKRSEIAILYRSNAQSRVLEEALLREKIPYRIYGGQRFFERAEIKNAMAYLRLLDARDNDPALERIINVPARGIGEKTVENIRQFAREHELPMWAAIRRMLATKTLSGKAAGALTAFIDLINNLDEKVAAMPLHQMTQVVIDKSGLLAYHEAEKGEKGQARVENLEELVSAARAFENDEDDELTPLQAFLTHASLEAGDTQAAENEDSIQLMTLHSAKGLEFPLVFLVGMEEGLFPHKMSLEEPGRLEEERRLAYVGITRAMQKLVISYAETRRLYGSETYNKVSRFVREIPAPLIQEVRLSNSVSRPVSTSSMGGGSLFAGSAVPQTPFSLGQRVHHSLFGEGTILNFEGAGAQARVQVNFENEGSKWLMLAYAKLEAC from the coding sequence ATGCAAAACGACCTCGACCACAGACTCACCACCCTCAATCCCGCCCAGCACCATGCGGTCACCACGCCGCCGGGTCATCAGCTGGTGCTGGCCGGTGCCGGCTCGGGCAAGACCCGCGTGCTGGTGCACCGCATCGCCTTCCTAATCCAGCGCCTGGACGTGTCGCCGCACAGCATCCTGTCGGTGACCTTCACCAACAAGGCCGCCGCCGAGATGCGCCACCGCATCGAAGACGTGCTCGGCCATGCCCCGGCGGGCATGTGGGTCGGTACCTTCCATGGCCTGGCGCACCGTCTGCTGCGTGCGCACTGGCAGGAGGCCAAGCTGGCCGAGAACTTCCAGATTCTCGACTCCGACGATCAGCAGCGCCTGATCAAGCGGGTAATCCGCGACCTCGGCCTGGATGAACAGCGCTGGCCAGCCAAGCAGGCGCAGTGGTTCATCAACGGGCAGAAAGACGAGGGCATTCGTCCGCAGGGTATCCAGGCCAGCGGCGACCTGTTCCTGGCCACCATGCGCGGCATCTACGAAGCCTACGAGGCGGCCTGCGCGCGCACCGGCGTCATCGACTTCGCCGAACTGCTGCTGCGCGCCCTCGACCTGTGGCGCGACAACCCTGGCCTGCTGGAGCACTACCAGCGCCGCTTCCGCCATATCCTTGTCGACGAGTTCCAGGACACCAACGCCGTGCAGTACGCCTGGCTGCGCATGCTCGCCAAGGGCGGCGAGAGCCTGATGGTGGTGGGCGACGACGACCAGTCGATCTACGGCTGGCGCGGCGCGAAGATCGAGAACATCCAGCAGTTCGACAGCGATTTCGCCGATGCCGAGATCATTCGCCTGGAGCAGAACTACCGCTCCACCGCCAACATCCTCAATGCCGCCAACGCGCTGATCGCCAACAACCAGGGGCGCCTCGGCAAGGAGCTGCGCACTGACGTCGGCGACGGCGAGCCGCTGGCCCTGTACGCCGCCTTCAACGAGCACGACGAAGCGCGCTACGTGGTCGAGACCATCGAGGACGCCCTGCGCAAGGATGGCCTCAAGCGCAGCGAGATCGCCATTCTCTATCGCTCCAACGCCCAGTCGCGCGTGCTGGAAGAGGCGCTGCTGCGCGAGAAGATCCCCTACCGCATCTACGGTGGTCAGCGCTTCTTCGAGCGTGCCGAAATCAAGAACGCCATGGCCTATCTGCGCCTGCTCGACGCACGAGACAACGATCCGGCGCTAGAAAGAATCATCAACGTGCCGGCACGTGGTATCGGCGAAAAAACGGTAGAAAACATTCGCCAATTTGCGCGTGAGCATGAGCTACCAATGTGGGCGGCTATTCGCCGAATGCTCGCAACAAAAACATTGTCCGGTAAGGCCGCCGGGGCGCTGACCGCATTCATCGATTTGATAAATAACCTCGACGAGAAAGTCGCTGCCATGCCCCTGCACCAGATGACCCAGGTAGTCATCGATAAGAGCGGCCTGCTCGCTTATCACGAGGCGGAAAAGGGCGAGAAGGGCCAGGCCCGGGTAGAGAACCTCGAGGAACTGGTCAGCGCCGCGCGCGCCTTCGAGAATGACGAAGACGACGAGCTGACCCCACTGCAGGCCTTCCTCACCCACGCCTCGCTGGAGGCCGGCGACACTCAGGCCGCCGAGAACGAAGACAGCATTCAATTGATGACCCTGCACAGCGCCAAGGGCCTGGAATTCCCCCTGGTATTCCTGGTTGGGATGGAGGAGGGTCTGTTCCCGCACAAGATGAGCCTGGAAGAACCGGGCCGATTGGAAGAAGAACGCCGCCTGGCCTATGTCGGCATTACCCGTGCCATGCAGAAGCTGGTGATCAGCTACGCCGAAACCCGGCGTCTCTACGGTAGCGAGACCTACAACAAGGTGTCGCGCTTCGTCCGCGAAATCCCCGCACCGCTGATTCAGGAAGTGCGCCTGAGCAACAGCGTCAGCCGCCCGGTGAGCACCAGCTCGATGGGTGGCGGCAGCCTGTTCGCCGGCAGCGCCGTACCGCAGACGCCCTTCAGTCTGGGCCAACGCGTACACCACAGCCTGTTCGGCGAGGGCACCATCCTCAATTTCGAGGGTGCTGGCGCCCAGGCGCGGGTCCAAGTGAATTTCGAAAACGAAGGCAGTAAGTGGCTGATGCTGGCATACGCCAAGCTCGAAGCCTGTTAG
- a CDS encoding VOC family protein, translating to MALAPFHLAIPVYDLPAARHFYGEVFGCAEGRSSEHWVDFDFFGHQLVIHEAPKMAYQEAAASNPVDGHDVPVPHFGVVLAWDDWEALAERLRSRQTTFVIEPYVRFKGQVGEQATLFLLDPCGNALEFKAFKDIGQLFAK from the coding sequence ATGGCCCTTGCACCCTTTCACCTGGCGATTCCCGTGTACGACCTGCCTGCCGCGCGGCATTTCTATGGCGAGGTGTTCGGCTGCGCCGAAGGCCGCAGCAGCGAGCACTGGGTGGATTTCGATTTCTTCGGCCACCAGTTGGTGATCCACGAGGCGCCGAAGATGGCTTATCAGGAAGCAGCCGCCAGCAACCCGGTGGACGGCCATGACGTGCCGGTGCCGCATTTCGGCGTGGTGCTCGCCTGGGACGATTGGGAGGCGCTGGCCGAGCGCCTGCGCAGCCGCCAGACGACTTTCGTCATCGAACCCTATGTGCGCTTCAAGGGCCAGGTCGGTGAGCAGGCCACCCTGTTCCTTCTCGACCCCTGCGGCAATGCCCTGGAGTTCAAGGCGTTCAAGGACATCGGCCAGCTGTTCGCCAAGTGA
- a CDS encoding TRAP transporter substrate-binding protein, translated as MNRRNLFGTALALIAAIGLVGCKDDKAASEQAAAKPAEIIHWKMVTSWPKNFPGLGTSAERLAERINAMSAGRLTVKVYAAGELVPALEVFDAVSRGTAEMGHGTPYYWKGKVPAAQFFSSVPFGLSTLEMNAWLSHGGGQALWDETYAPFGVKPLSAGNTTMQMGGWFNKEINSLDDIKGLKIRMPGLGGEVWSRLGAITVNLPGGEIFTSLQTGAIDATDWVGPYNDLAFGLHKAAKYNYFPGWQEPQAVVEAMVNQKAFDALPADLQAIVVEAARAATLDMMDDYVFNNAKALQSLKSEGVQFKRLPDEVLQAMREQSNLVLEALAAENDLNGRIWASQKAFLEEANAMQALTEKELYNWR; from the coding sequence ATGAATCGCCGCAATCTGTTCGGCACCGCTCTGGCGCTGATCGCCGCAATCGGCCTGGTTGGCTGCAAGGACGACAAGGCTGCCAGCGAGCAAGCCGCTGCCAAGCCGGCAGAAATCATCCACTGGAAGATGGTCACGTCCTGGCCGAAGAACTTCCCCGGCCTGGGCACCTCTGCCGAACGTCTGGCCGAACGTATAAATGCCATGAGCGCCGGGCGCCTGACCGTCAAGGTCTACGCCGCCGGTGAGCTGGTGCCGGCGCTGGAAGTATTCGATGCCGTTTCCCGCGGCACCGCCGAGATGGGCCACGGCACCCCGTACTACTGGAAGGGCAAGGTCCCGGCTGCGCAGTTCTTCAGCAGCGTGCCGTTCGGTCTTTCGACTCTGGAAATGAACGCCTGGCTCAGCCACGGCGGTGGCCAGGCGCTGTGGGACGAAACCTACGCCCCCTTCGGCGTGAAGCCGCTGTCGGCCGGCAACACCACCATGCAGATGGGCGGCTGGTTCAACAAGGAAATCAACAGCCTGGACGACATCAAGGGCCTGAAGATCCGCATGCCGGGCCTCGGCGGCGAAGTCTGGAGCCGTCTGGGTGCGATCACCGTCAACCTGCCGGGCGGCGAGATTTTCACCTCCCTGCAGACCGGTGCCATCGATGCCACCGACTGGGTCGGCCCCTATAACGACCTGGCCTTCGGCCTGCACAAGGCAGCCAAGTACAACTACTTCCCGGGCTGGCAGGAGCCGCAGGCGGTGGTCGAGGCGATGGTCAACCAGAAAGCCTTCGACGCACTGCCGGCAGATCTGCAGGCCATCGTCGTCGAAGCTGCACGCGCCGCGACCCTGGACATGATGGACGACTACGTATTCAACAACGCCAAGGCGCTGCAGAGCCTGAAGAGCGAGGGCGTGCAGTTCAAGCGCCTGCCGGATGAGGTGCTGCAAGCCATGCGTGAGCAGTCCAACCTGGTGCTCGAAGCCCTGGCCGCCGAGAACGACCTCAACGGCCGCATCTGGGCCTCGCAGAAAGCCTTCCTCGAAGAGGCCAACGCCATGCAGGCGCTGACCGAGAAAGAGCTGTACAACTGGCGTTGA
- a CDS encoding GGDEF and EAL domain-containing protein: protein MTATTSAEVQEVTLDPHQAERQFATDIAVERTRLLFQGSRLPTLLMLLVGLACSLLLWSQQSALMLAAWLGWVVLLVLLRLTQVNAFNAALPSRQAEPYWRNIFLFGAGASGLTLAFAVIVLVPADVFYQQALVYGLIAAAILSASVAYAVSLSAFLSFALPCLLPSVAYLLLADNSLQRGWGLLGLILFLALLIVAWQVNRLVQRSLLQRFHNLALISNLEHAKQRAEGLNEELAREVEQRRRAERELRGAHGALEMRVAERTLELDEATHALGKSQERLALALEASELGLWDWDLESDQVHHSHLRELFGLEPEQVRVMLRDLTPRLHPDDLPRLRRALVQHLKGRSEDYQIEYRVRHVDGHWVWVEDRGRAVERDAAGRVRRMLGTRRDVSARRQQEQQQRLAATVFEAASEGIFILDPDYRVLAVNRAFSAVTGYSSEEVVGRRVTSLFGSREMSRQYQMIRQELDGSGTWQGELIETRKSGELYPQWLQLNLVRDTSGRPSHIVGFFADLTARREAEERLRYLSHYDDLTGLANRSLFKERLHEASQRARQSGRSIALVHIDLDRFKLLNDSLGHEVADQLLRQISRRLTQTVPEADCIARLSADEFAIILDAYGSLSSLARVASRLLAKLRVPMTVGGHELVISASLGISLLPDYAREISALISQANMAVQHAKHLGGNTFQFFTDNLQACTLERLQLENQLRKAIDEGQLEVFYQPKLNLADDQLNAAEALVRWRHPQQGMVPPSEFIGLAEETGLIAPIGEFVLRQACQQACEWQRQGLAKIRVSVNISVHQLRQGNLTSLVRQVLEETGLAPQYLELELTESQLLDNVDSVIVTFRQLRELGVKLAIDDFGTGYSSLSYLKRFPVHYVKIDQTFIRDLSPGGEDAAITRAIIAMAHSLELKVVAEGVETQAQMDFLKSQNCDEIQGFLISRPVEASAFAELLRAQIDNPLD from the coding sequence ATGACCGCCACGACTAGCGCCGAAGTTCAAGAGGTGACGCTGGATCCGCATCAGGCTGAGCGTCAGTTCGCCACGGATATTGCCGTCGAGCGTACCCGACTGTTGTTTCAGGGCTCGCGTCTGCCCACGTTGCTCATGCTCCTGGTTGGCCTGGCCTGCAGCCTGTTGCTGTGGAGTCAGCAGAGCGCCCTCATGCTCGCAGCATGGTTGGGCTGGGTGGTGTTGCTGGTGCTGCTGCGTCTGACCCAGGTGAACGCCTTCAACGCGGCGCTGCCGAGCCGCCAGGCCGAGCCCTACTGGCGAAACATCTTCCTGTTCGGCGCGGGGGCCTCCGGCCTGACCCTCGCCTTCGCCGTGATCGTCCTGGTGCCGGCCGATGTGTTCTATCAGCAGGCACTGGTCTATGGCCTGATCGCCGCGGCGATTCTTTCGGCCAGCGTCGCCTATGCCGTCAGCCTCTCGGCCTTTCTCAGCTTCGCCTTGCCCTGCCTGCTGCCTTCGGTGGCCTATCTGCTGCTGGCCGACAACAGCCTGCAACGCGGTTGGGGGCTGCTTGGGCTGATCCTGTTTCTTGCCCTGCTGATCGTGGCCTGGCAGGTCAATCGCCTGGTACAGCGCAGCTTGCTGCAACGGTTCCATAATCTAGCGCTGATCAGCAATCTGGAGCATGCCAAGCAGCGCGCCGAAGGGCTCAACGAAGAGCTGGCGCGCGAGGTTGAGCAACGCCGTCGTGCCGAACGTGAGCTGCGCGGTGCCCATGGTGCGCTGGAAATGCGCGTGGCCGAGCGTACCCTGGAGCTGGACGAGGCGACTCATGCGCTGGGCAAGAGCCAGGAGCGCCTGGCCCTGGCGCTGGAGGCCAGTGAGCTGGGGCTGTGGGACTGGGATCTGGAAAGCGATCAGGTGCATCATTCGCACCTGCGCGAGCTGTTCGGTCTGGAGCCGGAGCAGGTGCGGGTGATGCTGCGCGACCTCACCCCGCGTCTGCACCCGGACGACCTGCCACGACTGCGTCGGGCGCTGGTTCAGCACCTCAAGGGGCGCAGCGAGGATTATCAGATCGAGTACCGCGTGCGCCATGTCGATGGCCACTGGGTCTGGGTCGAAGACCGTGGCCGTGCGGTCGAGCGCGACGCCGCCGGTCGTGTCCGGCGCATGCTCGGCACGCGACGTGACGTCAGCGCGCGGCGTCAGCAGGAGCAGCAGCAACGTCTGGCCGCCACCGTGTTCGAGGCGGCCAGCGAAGGCATCTTCATTCTCGACCCCGACTACCGCGTGCTGGCGGTCAACCGCGCCTTCAGCGCGGTGACCGGCTATAGCAGCGAGGAAGTGGTCGGGCGCAGGGTGACCAGCCTGTTCGGCAGTCGTGAGATGAGCCGGCAATACCAGATGATCCGCCAGGAGCTGGACGGTAGCGGCACCTGGCAGGGCGAACTGATCGAGACGCGCAAGAGCGGCGAGCTCTACCCGCAATGGCTGCAGCTCAATCTGGTGCGCGATACCAGCGGGCGGCCCAGCCATATCGTCGGTTTCTTCGCCGACCTGACGGCGCGGCGCGAGGCTGAGGAGCGCCTGCGCTACCTCTCGCACTACGACGACCTCACCGGGCTGGCCAACCGCAGCCTGTTCAAGGAGCGTCTGCATGAAGCCAGCCAGCGCGCACGGCAGAGTGGCCGCAGCATCGCCTTGGTGCACATCGATCTGGATCGCTTCAAGCTGCTCAACGACAGCCTCGGGCATGAGGTGGCGGACCAGTTGCTGCGCCAGATAAGCCGCCGCCTGACCCAGACCGTACCCGAGGCCGACTGCATCGCGCGGCTGTCGGCTGATGAATTTGCCATCATCCTCGATGCCTATGGCAGCCTTTCCAGCCTGGCGCGGGTGGCCAGTCGGCTGCTGGCCAAGCTGCGCGTGCCGATGACCGTCGGTGGCCACGAGCTGGTGATCAGTGCCTCGCTGGGCATCAGTCTGCTGCCGGACTACGCCCGCGAGATCAGCGCACTGATCAGCCAGGCCAACATGGCCGTGCAACATGCCAAGCACCTGGGCGGCAACACCTTCCAGTTCTTCACCGACAACCTGCAGGCCTGCACCCTGGAGCGCCTGCAACTGGAGAACCAGCTGCGCAAGGCCATCGACGAAGGCCAGCTGGAGGTGTTCTACCAGCCCAAACTGAACCTCGCCGACGACCAGCTCAATGCTGCCGAGGCGCTGGTGCGCTGGCGCCATCCGCAACAGGGCATGGTGCCGCCGAGCGAGTTCATCGGTCTGGCCGAGGAAACCGGGCTGATCGCACCGATTGGCGAGTTCGTGCTGCGTCAGGCCTGCCAGCAGGCGTGTGAATGGCAGCGTCAGGGGCTGGCGAAAATCCGTGTGTCGGTGAACATCTCGGTGCATCAGCTGCGCCAGGGCAACCTCACCAGCCTGGTGCGTCAGGTGCTCGAAGAGACCGGCCTGGCGCCGCAATATCTCGAACTGGAGCTGACCGAAAGCCAACTGCTGGACAACGTCGACAGCGTCATCGTCACCTTCCGCCAGCTGCGCGAACTGGGGGTCAAGCTGGCCATCGACGACTTTGGCACCGGCTATTCCTCGCTCAGTTACCTCAAGCGCTTCCCGGTGCATTACGTGAAGATCGACCAGACCTTCATCCGCGACCTGTCACCCGGTGGCGAGGATGCCGCAATCACCCGCGCGATCATCGCCATGGCTCACAGCCTGGAGCTGAAAGTGGTGGCCGAGGGCGTGGAAACCCAGGCGCAGATGGATTTCCTCAAGAGCCAGAACTGCGACGAGATCCAGGGCTTCCTGATCAGCCGCCCGGTGGAGGCAAGCGCCTTCGCCGAGCTGCTGCGCGCGCAGATCGACAATCCGCTGGATTGA
- the znuB gene encoding zinc ABC transporter permease subunit ZnuB, producing the protein MPDFLLNALLAGLALALVAGPLGSFVVWRRMAYFGDTLSHAALLGVALGLMLDVSPTLTVTVGCILLAVLLVTLQQRQPLASDTLLGILAHSTLSLGLVALSFMHDVRIDLMSYLFGDLLAVSPTDLAWIIGGSALVLALLAWLWRPLLAITVHEELARVEGLPVAAIRLALMLLIAVVIAVAMKIVGVLLITSLLIIPAAAAQRHARTPEQMAVGASLLGLLAVCCGLALSWYQDTPAGPSIVVSAAALFLASFALPKRNG; encoded by the coding sequence ATGCCTGACTTTCTCCTCAACGCCCTGCTCGCCGGTCTGGCGCTGGCCCTGGTGGCTGGCCCGCTCGGCTCCTTCGTGGTCTGGCGGCGCATGGCCTATTTCGGCGACACGCTGTCCCATGCCGCCCTGCTCGGCGTGGCACTGGGGCTGATGCTCGACGTCAGCCCGACCCTGACGGTAACCGTCGGCTGCATATTGCTCGCCGTGCTGCTGGTGACGCTGCAGCAGCGCCAGCCGCTGGCTTCCGACACCCTGCTGGGCATTCTCGCCCACAGCACCCTGTCGCTGGGCCTGGTGGCGCTGAGCTTCATGCATGACGTGCGCATCGACCTGATGAGCTACCTGTTCGGCGACCTGCTCGCCGTCAGCCCCACCGACCTGGCCTGGATCATCGGCGGTAGCGCGTTGGTGCTGGCGCTGCTGGCCTGGCTGTGGCGGCCGCTGTTGGCGATCACCGTGCACGAGGAACTGGCGCGGGTCGAAGGCCTGCCGGTAGCAGCGATCCGCCTGGCGCTGATGCTGCTGATCGCCGTGGTGATCGCCGTGGCGATGAAGATCGTCGGCGTGCTGCTGATCACCTCGCTGCTGATCATCCCCGCCGCCGCCGCCCAGCGCCACGCGCGCACGCCGGAGCAGATGGCCGTCGGCGCCAGCCTGCTCGGCCTGCTGGCAGTGTGCTGCGGCCTGGCGCTGTCCTGGTATCAGGACACGCCCGCCGGGCCATCCATCGTGGTCAGCGCTGCCGCGCTGTTCCTCGCCAGCTTCGCCCTGCCCAAGCGCAACGGCTGA
- a CDS encoding methionine ABC transporter permease, whose translation MLEQLLPNVFWPEIWQASLDTLNMLLGSMLFTVLLGLPLGVLLFLTGPRQLFEQKALYGALSLVVNILRSVPFVILLILMIPFTELLVGTSLGVAGAIPPLVVGATPFFARLVETALREVERGIIEATQAMGASTWQIITRALLPEALPGLLAATTVTAITLVSYTAMSGLIGGGGLGDLAVRYGYQRYQPDVMAVTVILLLIIVQVLQMVGDRLVVHFSRK comes from the coding sequence ATGCTCGAACAACTGCTACCCAACGTATTCTGGCCGGAAATCTGGCAGGCCAGTCTCGACACCCTGAACATGCTGCTCGGCTCGATGCTGTTCACCGTGCTGCTCGGCCTGCCGCTCGGCGTGCTGCTGTTTCTGACCGGCCCGCGCCAGCTGTTCGAGCAGAAGGCCCTGTATGGCGCACTGTCACTGGTGGTGAACATCCTGCGCTCGGTGCCCTTCGTCATCCTGCTGATCCTGATGATTCCCTTCACCGAGCTGCTGGTCGGCACCTCGCTGGGCGTCGCCGGCGCCATCCCGCCGCTGGTGGTGGGCGCCACGCCGTTCTTCGCGCGCCTGGTGGAAACCGCCCTGCGTGAAGTCGAGCGCGGCATCATCGAGGCGACCCAGGCGATGGGCGCCAGCACCTGGCAGATCATCACCCGCGCGCTGCTGCCCGAGGCGCTGCCCGGCCTGCTCGCGGCCACCACCGTCACCGCGATTACCCTGGTGTCCTACACCGCCATGAGCGGCCTGATCGGCGGCGGTGGCCTCGGCGACCTGGCCGTGCGCTACGGCTACCAGCGCTACCAGCCGGACGTGATGGCCGTGACCGTGATCCTGCTGTTGATCATAGTGCAGGTGCTGCAGATGGTCGGTGATCGGCTGGTGGTGCATTTTTCTCGCAAGTAA
- a CDS encoding LysR substrate-binding domain-containing protein: protein MLRELKTFITVARLGTFAAAGQQVGLTQSAVSAQMRVLEQHLGVRLFDRSGRAAVLNAAGRHALPLAEQMLALYAQMALPQAADQWQGELRVGAIATLQTGLLAEALPRFRQLAPRVELKLVPGVSLQLFSQLDAGELDLALLIKPPFALPKEILEVPLAHEPFVLIAPLDVPGDDPLRLLVEQPFVRYDRASFGGRQVTRFLREQQLNVHEALELDELEAIVRLVENGMGVALVPRAGLWLQRPTRLRVIELGALAFHRELVALVRRAQRQPALDCLLECLRRL from the coding sequence ATGCTGCGTGAACTGAAAACCTTCATCACCGTCGCCCGTTTGGGCACCTTCGCCGCTGCCGGTCAACAAGTGGGCCTGACCCAGTCGGCGGTCAGCGCGCAGATGCGCGTATTGGAGCAGCACCTCGGCGTGCGCCTGTTCGACCGCAGTGGTCGCGCTGCCGTGCTCAATGCGGCCGGCCGGCATGCCCTGCCGCTGGCCGAGCAGATGCTCGCGCTGTACGCGCAAATGGCGCTACCGCAGGCGGCCGATCAGTGGCAGGGCGAGCTGCGCGTCGGCGCCATCGCCACCTTGCAGACCGGCCTGTTGGCCGAGGCGCTGCCGCGCTTTCGGCAACTGGCGCCGCGGGTCGAACTGAAGCTGGTGCCGGGCGTGTCCTTGCAGCTGTTCAGCCAGCTGGATGCCGGCGAGCTGGATCTGGCACTGCTGATCAAACCGCCGTTTGCCTTGCCCAAGGAAATCCTCGAAGTCCCGCTGGCGCACGAGCCCTTCGTGCTCATCGCTCCGCTGGACGTGCCGGGCGACGACCCGCTGCGCCTGCTGGTCGAGCAACCTTTCGTGCGCTACGACCGCGCCTCGTTCGGTGGGCGCCAGGTGACCCGCTTTCTGCGTGAACAGCAGCTGAACGTGCACGAGGCGCTGGAGCTGGATGAGCTGGAAGCCATCGTGCGTCTGGTGGAGAACGGCATGGGCGTCGCCCTGGTGCCACGCGCGGGCCTGTGGCTGCAACGGCCCACGCGCCTGCGGGTGATCGAGCTGGGCGCGCTGGCCTTCCATCGCGAACTGGTCGCCCTGGTGCGGCGGGCGCAGCGTCAGCCGGCGCTGGATTGCCTGCTGGAATGTTTGCGGCGCTTGTAG
- a CDS encoding methionine ABC transporter ATP-binding protein — translation MIQFQSVHKAYRVAGREIPALQPTTLQIGSGQVFGIIGHSGAGKSTLLRLINRLEEPSGGRIEIDGVDVTALDAGGLRRFRQQVGMIFQHFNLLSSKTVADNIAMPLRLAGELNRSEIDTRVAELLARVGLQDHANKYPAQLSGGQKQRVGIARALSTRPKILLCDEATSALDPQTTTAVLHLLAEINRELGLTIVLITHEMDVIRRVCDRVAVMDAGVIVEEGPVAEVFLHPQHPTTKRFVQESEHVDENDQRDDFAHVEGRILRLTFQGEATYAPLLGTVARETGVDYSILAGRIDRIKDTPYGQLTLALTGGDIDAALARFAAADVHLEVLR, via the coding sequence GTGATCCAGTTTCAATCCGTCCACAAGGCCTACCGCGTCGCGGGCCGCGAGATTCCGGCGCTGCAGCCCACCACGCTGCAGATCGGCAGCGGTCAGGTGTTCGGCATTATTGGCCACTCCGGCGCCGGCAAGAGCACCCTGCTACGCCTGATCAACCGCCTGGAGGAACCCTCCGGCGGACGCATCGAGATCGATGGCGTCGACGTCACCGCCCTCGATGCGGGCGGCCTGCGCCGCTTCCGCCAGCAGGTCGGGATGATCTTCCAGCACTTCAACCTGCTGTCGTCGAAGACCGTCGCCGACAACATTGCCATGCCGTTGCGCCTGGCCGGCGAGCTGAACCGTAGCGAGATCGACACCCGCGTTGCCGAACTGCTGGCCCGCGTCGGCCTGCAGGATCACGCCAACAAATACCCGGCGCAGCTCTCCGGCGGGCAGAAACAGCGTGTCGGCATCGCCCGTGCGCTGAGCACGCGACCAAAGATCCTCTTGTGCGACGAGGCCACCAGCGCACTCGACCCGCAGACCACCACCGCCGTGCTGCACCTGCTGGCCGAGATCAACCGCGAGCTGGGTCTGACCATCGTGCTGATCACCCACGAGATGGACGTGATCCGCCGCGTCTGCGACCGCGTGGCGGTGATGGATGCCGGTGTCATCGTCGAGGAAGGCCCGGTGGCCGAGGTGTTCCTGCACCCGCAGCACCCGACCACCAAGCGTTTCGTGCAGGAGTCCGAGCACGTCGACGAGAATGACCAACGCGATGACTTCGCTCATGTTGAAGGCCGCATCCTGCGCCTGACCTTCCAGGGCGAGGCCACCTACGCCCCGCTGCTGGGCACCGTGGCCCGCGAAACCGGGGTGGACTACAGCATCCTTGCCGGGCGCATCGACCGCATCAAGGACACCCCCTACGGCCAGCTGACCCTGGCCCTGACCGGCGGAGACATCGACGCTGCGCTGGCGCGCTTCGCAGCCGCCGACGTGCATCTGGAGGTACTGCGCTGA
- a CDS encoding MetQ/NlpA family ABC transporter substrate-binding protein, which translates to MKKLLTALAAFVAFSAQAETLSVAATPVPHAEILEFVKPALAKEGVELKVRVFTDYVQPNLQVQQGNLDANFFQHQPYLDEFNASRKTELVSVAGVHVEPFGAYSSKIKNLSELPQGATVAIPNDATNGGRALLLLQKAGVITLKPEAGILATPKDIVENPKGIKVRELEAATLPRVLSQVDLALINTNYALEAKLNPTQDALAIEGSDSPYVNILVTRADNKDSDAVQKLVKALHSAEVKQFIEEKYQGAVVPAF; encoded by the coding sequence ATGAAGAAACTGCTGACTGCCCTCGCCGCCTTTGTGGCCTTCTCGGCCCAGGCCGAAACCCTCAGCGTCGCCGCCACTCCGGTGCCGCACGCGGAAATCCTCGAATTCGTCAAACCGGCCCTGGCCAAAGAAGGCGTGGAGCTGAAGGTGCGCGTGTTCACCGACTACGTGCAGCCCAACCTGCAGGTGCAGCAAGGCAACCTCGACGCCAACTTCTTCCAACACCAGCCGTACCTGGACGAGTTCAACGCCAGCCGCAAGACCGAGCTGGTCAGCGTTGCCGGCGTACACGTCGAGCCCTTCGGCGCCTACTCGAGCAAGATCAAGAACCTGAGCGAGCTGCCGCAAGGCGCAACCGTGGCCATCCCCAACGATGCCACCAACGGCGGTCGCGCCCTGCTGCTGCTGCAGAAAGCCGGCGTGATCACCCTCAAGCCGGAAGCCGGCATCCTCGCCACGCCGAAGGACATCGTCGAAAACCCGAAAGGCATCAAGGTGCGTGAACTGGAAGCAGCTACCCTGCCGCGCGTGCTGAGCCAGGTCGATCTCGCCCTGATCAACACCAACTACGCCCTGGAAGCCAAGCTGAACCCGACCCAGGATGCCCTGGCCATCGAAGGCAGCGACTCGCCCTACGTGAACATTCTGGTGACCCGCGCCGACAACAAGGACAGCGACGCCGTGCAGAAGCTGGTCAAGGCCCTGCACAGCGCCGAGGTCAAGCAGTTCATCGAAGAGAAGTACCAGGGCGCCGTGGTCCCGGCGTTCTGA